The genomic DNA TGCTTCCTGTCGCTTACGATGAATCGGTCATGCCTTCTCTACAGTTGGCTAAATCATCCCGTTCTATCCGGCGTATCGCAAAGCTACTGTTCCTGGCCTTGCTGTTGACAATTGTAGTGGTCGCAATTGCTCCCTGGCAGCAATCGATTTATGGATCCGGCAATGTGATTGCATTTTCACCGGAAGAGCGACCACAGGTCATCGAATCTCCAATTAAAGGACGAATTGTTTCCTGGGGAGAGGGGATTTATGAAAATGCGGAAGTTAAAAAGGGGGATCTGATTGCAGAAATTCAGGATTTGGACGAATCCTATCGGATGCGTCTTGAACAAAAACTGAACAATAGCGAACGAACTGTTGTCGCAGTGGAACAACAACTTGCTGCCAATAAGCGAGCCCTGGAAGCGGCACTGACCTTAGTGGATTCGTTCTCCTCGCAGGTGGTTGCCTACAAGAAAGTAAAGCAGGAAACCATCGCTGCACAAGATGCTTACATGGAAATGGCCAGAAAAAAAGTCGAAGCCGAAAAACAACAACTTCTGGAATATGAAGCGGCGATTCCCCAGTTGAAAGCAGAAGCGCAACGTATGGAAATGCTGTACCAGGAAAATAATATTTCCTTGCAAAAAGTTCAGGAAGTTAAAAGAAAGCTTTCTGAAGCCGAGGCAAAAGTCGCCAGGGCAGAGGCATACGTTTCTTCTGCTGAGTCTGAACTGGAAGGCAAAATTCGGGAACGAATTTCAAAAATTGAGAAAGCTCAAATCGATATTGATTATGCCGAGGCGACTTTACGAAAAGTTCGAGGAGATATTTCCAAAGCAGAAAGTGATGTCGCAAAAACAGAGCAGGAGTTGAATAAATCGCAAAAAATACTGATTGAATCTCAAACCGAACTCTCTCGCCAGGAAAGACAAACCTTAATCTCTCCATGTGATGGATACGTCGTTCAAATCAACCCTAATATGGGGACCGCTGTGCTCAAGGAAGGGGATCCTATCTGTACGATCGTCCCGTTAACTTCAGATAGAGCCGTGCAAATCTGGCTGCAAGGAAATGACGCTCCACTGATTCAGAAGGGACGTCATGTACGTCTGCAATTCGAAGGTTGGCCGGCTCTCCAATTTGCGGGATGGCCTTCAGTGGCTGTCGGGACATTTGGTGGCGAAGTGGTTTCGATTGATGCCACGGATAATAGCAAAGGTCAATTTCGAATCCTTGTCAAACCTGTCGAAAGTGGTCAAGACTGGCCTGGTGATCGCTATTTGAGACAAGGAGTTCGTGCCAACGGCTGGGTCATTCTTGACAGGGTTCCGCTGTGGTATGAAATTTGGCGACGGCTCAACGGGTTTCCTGTCCTCCCACCGGAAGATGGAAAAAGCTCGGATAAAAATAAACCCAAACCTCCCAAGATTCCTAAATAGCTTAGGTTTTATTTAAGACTGGGTAAGCTTGTGAACTTTTTACGGTTAGAGGTCTGACTGGCTTTTTAACGATTGATCCATCGGTTTAATGAGTCATGATGCAGATCATTTCGCTCCGATAATGATGACAGCGTTCATAGAATATTAGAAATTCGAATGTGAAATCTCTGAAGTGAAGAAGACATATTTACTTCTCGATAGATTTGTTCATTTTCGAGCAACTTCCCTGATTCTTGCTGTGATTGAGAGTTCTGAGTGTGCAGTCGTATCCTGACAATTCTGGCGATGATGCATTTCTTAGGATGCGTTACGGTCAATAAATACGACTCCCAGTCAACTCATGAGTCCTCGAATATCAATAAACCTATTAAGGTGGGCGAAGAAAGCTCAGCTGTCCAGGTAGAACCGTCCATCGATAAAGCTGATAGGGAAGTGGCGAAGATCTCCTTAGCCGCGTTTGAGGAACAGATCGACTTGTCCACGGGAACAGACCGTTCAACGGAAATTCAGTCTGAACTACCTCCTCTGGATGAATCTGCAAATGAACCTGCAAATGAATCTGCAGAGGAGACGCCTTACCCGACCGAGCTACAGGAACTTGCGATTGAGGAGAATTCCGTTTCGCTCGATTCGGTGATAGGGAGTGTTTATCAGAGTTTTCCCTTGCTGGAATCGGCTTATGCGGGGCGGAGAATTGCAGAAGGCGATCAAATGTCCGCAGCAGGAGCATATGACTTCAAATTCAAGGCGGCCTCAGAAAATAATGCCTTGGGATTTTATCAGAACTACCGACAGAGTTTAGGATTTGCCCAACCTCTCTATGGAGGAGGTGAATTCTTCGCAGGTTACAGGGTCGGCAATGGCAGCTTTCAACCCTGGTATCTGGAACGACAAACCAATGAAGGGGGGGAGTTTAAAACGGGTGTGAATATTCCATTGGCGAAAGATCGAAATATTGATCAACGCCGTGCCGAACTCTGGCGTTCCAATTATTCACGAAAAATGGTGGAACCCGAAATTCATGCTTTGCTGATAGGATTCATTCAGGAAGGCAGTTATGCCTACTGGGAATGGGTCGCCGCAGGGGAGAAACTCCTGATTGCAGAAGAAGTACTGGTCCTCGCTCAGGAACGCACCGACCGAATTCGTCAGCAGGTGGAGAATGGATTCATCGATCCACCGGAGTTGACTGATAACTTAAGACTCGTCTCCGAACGTGAAGCAAAACTTGCAGAGGTATTACAGAAATACCAAAAGGCAGCGATCAAGCTCTCGCTATATTTGAGAGATTACGAGGGGAGTCCAATTGTTCTTAGTATAAAAGATTTGCAGCGATTTCCATCTCCTGAGGAAAGACTTGAGACTTCTGTCGATCTCGACATCCAACTGGCTATCTCGAACCGTCCTGAATTGATTGTCATGGACTTTTTGCGGAAACAACTTCAGCTCGATTTTTCTGCTGCTCAAAACGAAACCCGTCCTACCATTGATACGCAATGGATTGCTTCTCAGGACATCGGCCAGCCGACCAGTCCCAAAAATGACAAAGGGGAATTCGTACTGGAAGCTTCTGTGTTCATGGATGTTCCGCTCCAAAGACGCAAAGCCAGAGGAAAGATGTTTGCAATCGAAGGTAAAATGACTCAACTGCAGGCGAAAAGAAAAATGACAGAGGATAAAATCGCAGTTGAGGTTCAAACGGTTCACACAGCTATGCAGGCAGCATTAAAACGGTATGTCTCGACTAAGCAAGCTGTCGAATATGCAGAAGATCTTGCTCAGCGAGAACGTAGGAATTTCGAACTGGGCTCCTCTGATCTTCTCAAAGTAACACTCAGAGAGCAATATGCCGTTGAAGCCTCCGAGAAAGTGATCGATGCTCTTCTGGATTTCTATCAAGCTGAAGTTGATTACCGCGCCACTTTGGCCCAGGATCAATTACCCTGAGGCACCCGCCATTCAGGACTACGGAAAAGTCTGGCTCCGAAACAAAGGCTATACCGCGTTCCAAATGAAAACCGGAGAAGTTCAACGATTTTAAGAACACTGGTTATCACCAGATGAATACCGGAAAATAATCAAGCGCAGGTGGCGGGGGCGCTCTCGAAGAGCTTCCTGGGGATTCCGCTGAAGTGGAACGCCCCGCCCCCGGAGGTCCTGTTCAAGATGTTACAGGAAATCCGGTTTCCAATTGGAACAGGGTTTAATTGCAGAAAAATAAATTGACAGATATTGTTAATATCTATGGTAATGCGCCTCAGTATGTTATTTACGATGTTATTGTTTTTTGCTAATATCTGACAATCAAGTATCTGTTCATTTCGAACCAGTCAAAACGTTATTGCGAACGATCAGAGCATTAAGAAATGTTTTACTCGAACGTTCCAATGAAGAATTAGGGTGGAACTGGATTTTCAGTGTATCGTAACTTCAGTATGAGTCTCGAATTGCACTGGTGAATCCAGTGGCATAAAACTCGAAGCTTGAATGCGAACAATCCCCCACTCGAAATTCTCAAAAAACTGACTCACACACTGGCCGAAAAATGAATTTGAAAAAATGTCGTAATCAAAATGTTATTGAGGCAAGACCATGTCGTTGGACTGGATTAATTACCATCACTTGCTGTATTTCTGGACGATAGCCAAAGAGGGTAGTATATCTGCAGCCTGTCAGAAGCTTCATCTGGCGCAGCCGACAATCAGTGGGCAGCTTAAAAAGCTTGAAACACAAATCAACGGAAAATTGTTTGATCGAACTGGTAGAAATCTCGTCCTGACAGATCTCGGCCAGACGGTTTTCAAATATGCCGATGAGATGTTTACGGTGGGACAGGAATTGATTGAAGTCCTGAAAGGTCAGCCTAGCGGTCGCCCATTAAGATTTCACGTCGGTGTTCCAGAAGTCCTGCCCAAGTTAATCGTTTTTCGACTACTCAAGCCTCTAATGGATATGGAAGATGAAATTCAATTGATTTGTCATGAAGGATCTCAGGATCAACTCCTGACAATGCTCGCAGCACACGAACTGGATGTTGTATTTTCCGATTCACCAGCTGCATCATTGATCAAGGTCAAAGCCTTCAATCATCACCTCGGTGCCTCCCGGATAGGACTGTTCGGGACAAAACAGTTGATTAGAAAATATGGAAACAATTTCCCGGAAGAATTTTCTGGGGCACCGCTTCTGTTGCCAGGTGAAGGAACGGCCTTGAGAAGGTCAATTGATCACTGGTTGAGAGAGTCGGATCTGCATGTCAATGTCAGGGGAGAATTTGATGATACGGCACTCATGAAAGTCTTTGCGGAATCAGGTGTGGGTTTTATTGCGGCCCCGTTAGTCATTCAAAAAGAAATCGCTCGACAATTTTCACTTGAGCTGATCAAAGTATTACCAAACGCCAAAGAAGAATTTTATGCCATCTCTGTCGAAAGGCGTATCAGGCACCCTGCGGTGGTGAAAATTTCTGAAATTGCTAAACAGCAACTTTTTGTCACCAAAAGCAGTTAGGCATCTTTTTGGTGTCAATGCGCCGTATTCAACGCTTTCAGAATTTTCCAAAGGATGTTGTATAATATCCGGTTTGCTCATTCAGACGTGAATCAAGCCAACTGTTATGTGAAACATCGTCATAATCGTTACGTCCAGACGATCCATCAGGCTTCGGGCATTGGAATGTGGGATCGATCTCAACCATTATGACAATCGTGCCGAAAGTATTAGTGGACCGTGCCGCTTGAAATTACTGCAAATCCCATTTTGTCATTGCGTAATATGCAACGGCGATCTGGTTTTGCATTCTAGTCCATTCAGCGAGCCGTTATGCCTGTACGATTTCTGTATTTCGTTCTCCTATTGGGGATCGCAGGCTGTTCAGCTTCCGGAAAACAGAATTCCGTCGTCTCTGACGAAAATCCTCGCGTGATGCCTCCTGATAGTGTGGTCGCCTCTGCTGAAGACTCCTCCAGCATTACCCTGGTCGGATTGAAAGAAGACTCTCCGCCACAGCAGATACAAACCACTGAAACACTATCAATTGATGAAGCTTTTTCAATTAATGAAAATGCTTCAACTTCTCTTTCAGATTCACATTCTGAGCGGATTTTTCTGGAGTCACTCGCTGTCGATCAGAATCCGAAACTGATCCGACTCTATCGGGAATACCAGGCTGCTGCTTCACGTTCGCATTATGTCGACAAACTCCCGGATCCCAAACTGGGCGCCAATGTTTTTGGTAATCCGATTGAAACAGCTTCGGGATCTCAGCAAGCCAACATGTCTCTCAGTCAGACAATTCCCTGGCTTTCCCGATTAAACGCCGAGCAGCAACGGGCCTGCTTTGAGGCGATGGCTATTCGTGCGGAGTATGCAGCCGAGCGATTGCGCGTGATCGCAGCCGTGCAAACACAATGGGCCAGGCTGTATCTGATTGAACAGCAGATTGAAATCACACAGGCGAATCAATTGCTACTGGAATCTCTGATTGATGTGGCGAATTCGAGAGTCTCCATCGGAAAAGCCAGTCAGGGAGATGTTCTGCTTGCTACTGTGGAATACTCGAAACTTGAAGAACAGTTGCTGGTCTTTCGTCAGCAAAAGCAGTCTGTTGTTTCCGAGTTGAATCGGCTGACTGGACGACCAGCAGGCACGCCAATTAAACCTCCAGCGAAGCTCGATATCCTCAAGCCCGAGTGGTCGCTTCAGGAAGTGACTCAGATCGCATTGAATGAGCAGCCCGAAATTCAAG from Rubinisphaera italica includes the following:
- a CDS encoding TolC family protein — protein: MPVRFLYFVLLLGIAGCSASGKQNSVVSDENPRVMPPDSVVASAEDSSSITLVGLKEDSPPQQIQTTETLSIDEAFSINENASTSLSDSHSERIFLESLAVDQNPKLIRLYREYQAAASRSHYVDKLPDPKLGANVFGNPIETASGSQQANMSLSQTIPWLSRLNAEQQRACFEAMAIRAEYAAERLRVIAAVQTQWARLYLIEQQIEITQANQLLLESLIDVANSRVSIGKASQGDVLLATVEYSKLEEQLLVFRQQKQSVVSELNRLTGRPAGTPIKPPAKLDILKPEWSLQEVTQIALNEQPEIQAAHLRTQATEWGIEVARLMRRPEFMISASYFITDDNRPPSPFVNVGEDPWALGAQVSIPIWRDKYDAIKNEAGWKHQAAHNSVQELLNRYDAMLLDLVTESQRAAETANLYKSSILPQAEQTLAADQDAYINGVVEFDRVIRDYRNLFTLELGYHKAISDLTIANAKIQQAAGVPVPLKHAAP
- a CDS encoding HlyD family secretion protein — encoded protein: MSDLSLKKTETPSTLMRSSTLLLPVAYDESVMPSLQLAKSSRSIRRIAKLLFLALLLTIVVVAIAPWQQSIYGSGNVIAFSPEERPQVIESPIKGRIVSWGEGIYENAEVKKGDLIAEIQDLDESYRMRLEQKLNNSERTVVAVEQQLAANKRALEAALTLVDSFSSQVVAYKKVKQETIAAQDAYMEMARKKVEAEKQQLLEYEAAIPQLKAEAQRMEMLYQENNISLQKVQEVKRKLSEAEAKVARAEAYVSSAESELEGKIRERISKIEKAQIDIDYAEATLRKVRGDISKAESDVAKTEQELNKSQKILIESQTELSRQERQTLISPCDGYVVQINPNMGTAVLKEGDPICTIVPLTSDRAVQIWLQGNDAPLIQKGRHVRLQFEGWPALQFAGWPSVAVGTFGGEVVSIDATDNSKGQFRILVKPVESGQDWPGDRYLRQGVRANGWVILDRVPLWYEIWRRLNGFPVLPPEDGKSSDKNKPKPPKIPK
- a CDS encoding TolC family protein, which codes for MCSRILTILAMMHFLGCVTVNKYDSQSTHESSNINKPIKVGEESSAVQVEPSIDKADREVAKISLAAFEEQIDLSTGTDRSTEIQSELPPLDESANEPANESAEETPYPTELQELAIEENSVSLDSVIGSVYQSFPLLESAYAGRRIAEGDQMSAAGAYDFKFKAASENNALGFYQNYRQSLGFAQPLYGGGEFFAGYRVGNGSFQPWYLERQTNEGGEFKTGVNIPLAKDRNIDQRRAELWRSNYSRKMVEPEIHALLIGFIQEGSYAYWEWVAAGEKLLIAEEVLVLAQERTDRIRQQVENGFIDPPELTDNLRLVSEREAKLAEVLQKYQKAAIKLSLYLRDYEGSPIVLSIKDLQRFPSPEERLETSVDLDIQLAISNRPELIVMDFLRKQLQLDFSAAQNETRPTIDTQWIASQDIGQPTSPKNDKGEFVLEASVFMDVPLQRRKARGKMFAIEGKMTQLQAKRKMTEDKIAVEVQTVHTAMQAALKRYVSTKQAVEYAEDLAQRERRNFELGSSDLLKVTLREQYAVEASEKVIDALLDFYQAEVDYRATLAQDQLP
- the nhaR gene encoding transcriptional activator NhaR gives rise to the protein MSLDWINYHHLLYFWTIAKEGSISAACQKLHLAQPTISGQLKKLETQINGKLFDRTGRNLVLTDLGQTVFKYADEMFTVGQELIEVLKGQPSGRPLRFHVGVPEVLPKLIVFRLLKPLMDMEDEIQLICHEGSQDQLLTMLAAHELDVVFSDSPAASLIKVKAFNHHLGASRIGLFGTKQLIRKYGNNFPEEFSGAPLLLPGEGTALRRSIDHWLRESDLHVNVRGEFDDTALMKVFAESGVGFIAAPLVIQKEIARQFSLELIKVLPNAKEEFYAISVERRIRHPAVVKISEIAKQQLFVTKSS